aaattataaatcataatcaactgagcgtggcgaagcaaaattattttttgagccaccctacttattagtttgctgctgccggtgccggtgcaccgcggtgtttacattcgccccgcgatcagttttttatcgtttttttcgggcaaatctagcagtttatactaagttttcggttcaaataagtgactgatttcaaaagtggtgtttaatttgcattctatcaacatttcgggctgctcatgtgcggagaagtgaataaaaacttgatttttccaatgccctttgagaagaagtgaagtgcagtgatgaacccaaCAAATCGCGGACgtctattaaattggcacgaaactgctaatttatgctacaattcgagccggaatacataggattcattgaagaaacatgttcattatcacgggaagtaaggaaatatgctgtgaacaggttagtaatttgaataattaacttttgttcgatgctgttcgatgcattcgaatgttggtgggagaggagtgtgggaggtgtggggttggcccgtggaaggtccggtgccatattggctgccatcgtggtactcttccaactatgtccttaagagcacgaattgagaaaaCCATAACACGCATAGTGGTGATACAGTCGTTGAATCATTTGCTTACTAACGCTATATAATCGACTTTAGTTTCATCACTGTATGAAAAGTATAATGTCGTATTGTATCTGTTGAAGATGGGAGTGGAAAAACATGTGATGAATTCAAAATTCCACGGGACTGATTTTATAATACCcttaaggcagtttcaaaccaAAAATCAATTGACAAGATTTAGGaagtgtgaggctacttttagcgtcaCTTAAACCAATTCCTATCAAAATGACTGTGAATTGAATAGATTTGAGTTTTATTCTcatgcgccaaccatattcaaccatataattaaaattacattttatttatgttctttccttgttgagattcttgttatttttattcGCAGATTTTTTCCCACtaatattcatgaaaaagggaTTTGGCACGGGAAATTAATAATCCAACCCTTTTTGCTCTTTTCGGACatgtcttttgacattttttcataaaactattTTCTTCTCAGCTTTCTGAGTAGATGTCTAAGagtagaataaaataaaatttaaaaattcaacattttttcaaatactgAAAGATGCATAATTGTCtgttccttcgtgtttttgtcGACGTCCCTTTAAAGAGTGAAgtatatttgtagtttagtatttttcctcaactaacttaatacaatagaaggGCCACCAGCATGAATGATTGTTTCACCACCATGCatgattcactctaaaatattcCTAATTTCATatacggaaaatgaaaattaggcCCATAAATtgtgaaatttccacagctcttgaattcTATCACAAAATTTTCTGACATGTCCCTTTCTGCAAGCGCGTTTGatccgttttttcaccgaaatgatctggtcagcctactaattatatatatatatatctttgggttgttgattttttttttcggtggaaAACGACACACACAATTCccgttttttaataacgtttcggcttactccattcagccatcatcagatctgCGAAAATGTTTTATTAATTACTTTTAGTTAAATACAATTTTCTTTTTCACCCACTTACATTGAAAAAAACGTTTACATCCCACCAGTGTGGTCTAATAACTAACCCCCCTTTTACTCGATCTAACACTATCAGCTCCTATGtgtgtattgcaccatgtgcgtcATCGTCGCTGCCGAGTGGACGTTCGCCTGTTCAACGATCGTATTTTGCACACTAGTGCGTTGTAGGCCGAGTCTATACCACCGCATTCTCGTTGCAGATTTACCGTCACGTCATTGCCCATCAACTTTATGTGGAAAGCCTCCGCGATTAACCTGCTCTCCTGGTTTTCGATTTGTTCCAATATAGTTGTGTTGTTGAAATCAAAATTGTGTCCGTCTGTCAAATGATGTTGCGCAAGACCCGTCCTCGACTCCTTCTTTCTTATGCTGGTTCTATGTTCGTTGATTCTCGTTTCCAACAGCCTACTAATTGTTGTCAAAGCTCATAGTATCAATAGCTAGAAGCTCATGAGTTTTATAATCTTTATATCGAAAATCGTACACGGAAAGAAATAGCCTtataagttatggcaaaaacctattcgaaaatacttatacactttattatgccacctaataATTGATCCcatacaaaaaagcaaaaaaaaagttaattaaatgtataagttttggaatgtatgtgGCGAATgcaatgtataagttttttcttaaacatatcattaagcgcctactttggcaaaaaagtattagacaTCTTAATAACAAATAACATTAGTTTTTTTATGCGTATGTTTGCCGAAAATTCAATTTCCCCTTATGAATCATATTTTAAACTTATGATTTACACAAATAATAATTGGGACACCAAATCATCAGCAGTTATTTTGAGCATTCTAAGTAATTTTGGCTGGGTGTataatagggtggttcaaaaaattgattttgctccacagcactcaactgattctttaccatgttctgagtgtcctctgaaaatttgagctcatttggattaaaactgatttagcacaagccgtttcaagtttgcatgcaaattagtatggggaaatttatttttttcattatactgttaatgacgtttccccattaagcgcaggttaaaagaaaacctgcatagctaaaaggaatactcaacagctttcacctaacgaaaaccgcatgttgatttatctccccaataattagtaatcgattttaaggcaggttgcgaatctttagtcatgatcgataaacttctttgagggcatcactgaaatgtgaaGTGCAGCATTGTAGCCTAAATTTGTGCTATCTTtcgcctgttgatgagttatgcaaatagctccagaaaaccacggtatagattaaattcgattcctaattattggaacgattaattgagatgcggttttcactgagtgaaagctgttgagtattccttttagctatgtaggttttcttttaacttgcgcttgatggggaagcgtcattaacagtataatgaataaacaaatttccccataatttgcatgcaaacttgaaatcgcttgtgctaaatcagttttaatccaaatgagcccaaattttcagaggacactcagaacatggtaaagaatcagatgagcgctgtggagcaaaatcaattttttgaaccaccctggtataatcataaaaaaattgtatttggcGTGTACAATTTTAACAGATTGAATTGACATTTCGAAAACTATTAGTTGTAgtcactgatttttttttattgttaaaagttgtgaaaaataaaagagcagattttttgccaactgtgtaggacatcttTGATCAGAGACcgccagtgacacgtcggttcgttgGTTGGTGGGTACAGTccgatttattttgttttgcaaatgacTTTTACACTATATAGTAGGATCCctaaaataccaaaaacaatAAGTAGAGTATCAATGTAACGagaaatatcgattttaataaGGATTAGCATCTCACCCGGACTTTTCCTAGATtatgtagggtaaaatgcccaatagtggaccccctactagcaaaattttgctcttcctggcataaggagtggacattttcaaaatattataaaatgtatctaatatcaagctctgcatctcctcttcacgatacatacataaaacgctCGTAAAGTCGGACTaaatttgccctatagtagaccccctgggggtccataataggaaattggttCCCTAtggtcgacacttcatttgactttcatgtttcgtttcgggacgttcttcttccctattatggaccctccaaaatattcctataatggacactctcgtgtttattttttatagaattgtaaaaaatcatctatttttactttccatagcatttccaatgcatgtaatcaaatcatagaactgtaacgtaggttctcccgatggaatttcatagcaaaatgtttccattgtgctgtaataatgaaaaaatgtctggagggTCCACCATTGGTTGGGGGtacactattgggcactttatcCTATGTATATAGAATTTTTTAACGATCACTTTGTTCTTTTTCTGggacaaaacataaaaaaatacgttgtttctgctgattattttttttttaattaagtaTTATTTCTAATAGGAATGTAGAGCTATGAAAAGATTAAAATATCCTTTGGaggaaaaatacattttttagcTATAAAAAGGTAGTTCAGTTGTAAAGGCACAACAGTTCAatatgattgactgggatttaTGAAAAACTATTATGTTGAACATAATTTACAAATCATAGCTGCAGCATTATAATACATCTTTCCGATCAATTTAAGATTGTGAAAGCAAAAGCAGCAGCAGAAAGCATATTTCTCCATCCAAGCAGTATGGCACTATATTAAATCAACTGGTAAGGGTTGAACATTAAACTTCAATGTTGTGTGAACAACAAAAAAACAGCGATGGACCAAATCGACCGAATACTGAAACGATTTTTAAACCACGCATTTTTCGTGTATCCATGCAGCATGCGTTATGTCATCCTGATTTATTCTCCCTTTCATCGACTCAATGCTTCAGAAGTCAAGCGATAAGACAAACACGGCCACGCGTAATTTAAGCTAAATGTTACTTGCTTACCTGAGCATTGTTCAGAGCCGCCGTTAGCACTTGCACATGGTTCAGCGCCTGTTGGGCAGCATGTTGCGCGGCTTTGGCTGAACGCTTGGCTTGCTGCAGTTGTTGAATCTCGGCATCCAGCGACTGATGCGCCTCCAGACTCTGCTGTTCCAGACCTTGCAGTAAAACTTGTTTTCCGTGAAGAGCAGCTTGTGCGGTGGCCGCGGCCTGAGCCGCTGCCTGGGCAAGAGTGTTTTGCGCGACATATGCAGCCTGTTTGGCTGCCGCATGTTGGTTGGCTACGGCCGATGTCGCCTGATCTGCCGAACCTTGCGCAATCGAACGCAGACCACTTCCGGCACTGTATCCCGACTTGGGTGAATACGAGCCTCCGTAGCCAGCATTGGATCCCGCCGAGTCATAGTCATACTCGAAATCTTTTCGTTTTTCAGCTTTGGATCGTGCCTCGATGACACCTGGTTGGGCAACAAACGTGAATGAGATTTAGTGATTTTCATTTACGGGTTAGCAGAAAAGCATCAGCTTTTTGCTAAATAACATAACTAACAACATGGTGGGAAAAGTTCAGGAAACCAGCGATACTCACCAATGCAAATCAGTAAAACCGCTGCAACTGCCACTTTCATTTTTCAAGCGCTGCGTTTTTTCCGCCACAAGAGGTGCCCAACGATGTAAGATTATTGGCCAGTACTTGAAAATTTGCCTCTTTGCTGAAACGATGGGagataataaaaaacaaaaacgat
The nucleotide sequence above comes from Armigeres subalbatus isolate Guangzhou_Male chromosome 3, GZ_Asu_2, whole genome shotgun sequence. Encoded proteins:
- the LOC134220718 gene encoding uncharacterized protein LOC134220718, translated to MKVAVAAVLLICIGVIEARSKAEKRKDFEYDYDSAGSNAGYGGSYSPKSGYSAGSGLRSIAQGSADQATSAVANQHAAAKQAAYVAQNTLAQAAAQAAATAQAALHGKQVLLQGLEQQSLEAHQSLDAEIQQLQQAKRSAKAAQHAAQQALNHVQVLTAALNNAQVASEHAQQAASEAAAELASQTQMVGSAKARVENIEEQLNAARVDFEATQEAAHKAASSAQEAQNNAAEAAAHAAITHRSGTVAIEHSQHQIQGHQHQIQAKAFKPIQGPIQEGDDINSTEQDVPPNNHKYNDFKPPVQTYNYPGYK